A region from the Candidatus Electrothrix scaldis genome encodes:
- a CDS encoding HD domain-containing protein encodes MKDKARAFALQHHGEQKYGTQPYIVHLDAVAELVQVYGETAVVIAYLHDVVEDTDVSLSEIAKEFGLLVADCVAVLTDEPGKNRKECKKRTYRKMAQVAGEKKIALVVKAADRLANMRACLIDKKEDLLAVYKEEFPAFQQAVYRPGLCDEIWVALAELMSEQ; translated from the coding sequence ATGAAAGATAAGGCCAGGGCATTCGCTCTTCAGCATCATGGTGAGCAGAAATACGGTACACAGCCGTATATTGTTCACCTCGATGCTGTGGCTGAACTTGTGCAGGTATATGGAGAGACAGCTGTCGTTATTGCCTATCTCCATGATGTTGTCGAGGATACCGATGTGTCTCTTTCTGAGATAGCAAAAGAGTTCGGCCTGCTGGTTGCTGATTGCGTTGCGGTGCTCACTGATGAGCCAGGGAAGAATCGAAAGGAATGCAAAAAACGAACTTACCGGAAGATGGCACAGGTGGCGGGAGAAAAGAAAATTGCTCTGGTGGTAAAGGCTGCCGATCGACTTGCTAATATGCGGGCTTGTCTTATTGATAAAAAAGAAGATCTGCTAGCTGTCTATAAAGAGGAGTTTCCTGCTTTTCAACAGGCTGTGTATAGGCCTGGACTCTGTGACGAAATATGGGTAGCCTTGGCTGAACTGATGTCAGAGCAATAG
- the nifE gene encoding nitrogenase iron-molybdenum cofactor biosynthesis protein NifE, with protein sequence MEAVALKERENQIHVKGEAPFNIVCNKDSLAGAVSQRACVFCGSRVVLYPIADALHLVHGPIGCAVYTWDIRGALSSGPELHRLSFSTDLQETDVIFGGEKKLRRALMELIERHQPKAAFVYSTCIVGIIGDDLEAVCKSVTAETGVTVIPVQSEGFKGNKRAGYQAACDAMFRLIGTGETEGISKYSLNILGDFNLAGEIWMIREYYEKMGIQVVANITGDGRVDDIRRAHGAGLNVVQCSGSTMQLANMMEEKYGVSSLRVSYFGIEDMSEALYDIARFFQKKYPDDPESDRIMERTKALVQEKVSELVPKLEKYRKALAGKKAAIYVGGSFKAFSLVKAFRLVDMDVVMVGSQTGTEEDYRELEAITDPGTVIVDDANPLELNSFLKEKGVDIFVGGVKERPIAYKLGIGFCDHNHERKEALAGFEGMLNFAKEVYSSVMSPVWRFVPRNQG encoded by the coding sequence ATGGAAGCCGTCGCTTTAAAAGAACGAGAAAATCAGATTCATGTCAAGGGGGAAGCCCCTTTTAATATTGTTTGTAATAAGGATAGTCTGGCAGGTGCGGTCAGTCAGCGGGCCTGTGTGTTCTGTGGCTCACGTGTTGTCTTGTATCCTATTGCCGATGCCCTGCATTTAGTACATGGCCCTATCGGATGCGCTGTCTATACCTGGGATATCCGTGGTGCCCTGTCTTCCGGTCCCGAATTGCATCGTCTTTCTTTTTCCACAGATCTTCAGGAGACCGATGTTATCTTTGGTGGGGAAAAGAAACTACGTCGTGCTTTGATGGAGCTTATTGAGCGTCACCAGCCCAAGGCTGCCTTTGTTTATTCTACCTGCATTGTCGGTATTATCGGCGATGACCTTGAGGCAGTCTGTAAGAGTGTAACAGCTGAAACCGGCGTTACGGTGATCCCTGTGCAATCGGAAGGCTTTAAGGGAAATAAGCGGGCCGGGTATCAGGCCGCCTGTGATGCCATGTTCCGTCTTATCGGGACTGGGGAGACAGAAGGAATATCTAAATACTCTCTCAATATCCTGGGCGACTTTAATCTCGCTGGTGAGATCTGGATGATTCGTGAGTATTATGAAAAGATGGGTATTCAGGTGGTCGCTAATATCACCGGAGATGGCCGGGTGGATGATATTCGTCGGGCACACGGTGCGGGTCTGAACGTGGTGCAGTGTTCTGGTTCCACTATGCAGCTTGCCAATATGATGGAGGAAAAGTACGGTGTTTCTTCCTTGCGGGTATCCTATTTCGGTATTGAGGATATGTCTGAGGCCCTTTATGATATTGCCCGTTTCTTTCAGAAAAAATACCCGGATGATCCTGAGTCCGACCGTATCATGGAGCGAACCAAGGCCCTGGTTCAGGAAAAGGTGAGCGAGCTGGTGCCGAAGCTGGAAAAATACCGTAAGGCATTGGCTGGGAAAAAGGCCGCGATTTATGTGGGTGGCTCATTTAAGGCCTTTTCCCTGGTGAAAGCCTTCCGTCTGGTGGATATGGATGTGGTTATGGTTGGTTCGCAGACCGGTACTGAGGAAGATTATCGGGAGCTGGAAGCGATCACTGATCCGGGCACGGTTATCGTGGATGACGCTAATCCACTTGAGCTGAACTCTTTTCTCAAAGAAAAAGGAGTTGATATCTTTGTCGGCGGTGTGAAGGAGCGTCCTATTGCCTATAAGCTGGGCATTGGCTTCTGTGATCATAACCATGAGCGCAAAGAAGCCTTGGCCGGGTTTGAGGGGATGTTGAATTTTGCTAAGGAGGTCTACTCCTCGGTCATGAGTCCGGTCTGGCGTTTTGTGCCCAGGAATCAGGGCTGA
- a CDS encoding pyridoxal phosphate-dependent aminotransferase has translation MTVAKKMQKFADSSSWIRKMFEEGARMKAEYGAENVFDFSLGNPDVPPPQKFFEVLADLADGDTPGMHAYMPNGGYPFVREAVAARLSGEQGAEIGMGDVLMTCGAAGALNVVMKSILDPGDEVVVLSPFFVEYHFYVDNHGGVVKIVPTDDEFQPDLVALEEALTEKTKAVLINSPNNPTGQMYSAEVLAHLGTLLDRAGENFCTTIYLISDEPYRKIVYDGADAPSVMASTTNSIVVSSYSKDLSLPGERIGYIAVHPEMHEKSELLNAMTLANRILGFVNAPALMQRAIADLQEESVDTSIYEQRRKVFCEVLDEAGLEYVMPKGAFYFFPKTPIADDVEFCKLLLEEKILAVPGRGFGTPGHIRLAFCVDEQVISTAAEGFKRAVAKAKKAMA, from the coding sequence ATGACCGTAGCAAAAAAAATGCAGAAGTTTGCCGATAGCTCGTCCTGGATTCGAAAAATGTTCGAAGAGGGGGCCAGGATGAAGGCAGAATACGGCGCGGAAAATGTGTTCGATTTCAGTCTCGGTAACCCGGATGTTCCACCACCCCAAAAGTTCTTTGAGGTTTTGGCCGACCTGGCTGATGGCGATACCCCAGGGATGCATGCCTATATGCCCAATGGCGGTTATCCTTTTGTGCGGGAGGCTGTAGCAGCCCGCTTGTCTGGAGAACAAGGTGCGGAAATCGGCATGGGCGATGTGTTGATGACTTGCGGGGCCGCAGGCGCCTTGAACGTGGTTATGAAATCCATCCTTGATCCCGGTGATGAGGTTGTCGTCCTGAGCCCCTTTTTTGTTGAGTATCATTTTTACGTGGATAACCACGGCGGGGTGGTTAAAATTGTACCCACGGACGATGAATTTCAGCCGGATCTTGTTGCTCTTGAGGAAGCCTTAACAGAAAAAACCAAGGCTGTCCTTATTAATAGTCCTAATAATCCGACCGGGCAGATGTACAGTGCCGAGGTCTTGGCTCATCTTGGAACCTTGTTGGATAGGGCAGGAGAGAATTTTTGCACCACTATTTATCTGATCTCTGACGAACCCTATCGCAAGATTGTTTATGATGGAGCTGATGCTCCCTCTGTCATGGCGAGTACTACGAACTCCATCGTGGTCTCTTCCTATTCCAAGGACCTTTCCCTGCCGGGCGAACGTATCGGCTATATTGCTGTCCATCCTGAGATGCATGAAAAAAGTGAACTGTTGAATGCTATGACCTTAGCGAATCGTATCCTCGGTTTTGTCAATGCGCCAGCCCTGATGCAACGGGCAATTGCCGATCTGCAGGAGGAAAGCGTGGACACCTCGATTTACGAGCAAAGACGTAAGGTCTTCTGTGAGGTCTTAGATGAGGCAGGCCTGGAATATGTTATGCCCAAAGGCGCCTTCTATTTCTTTCCGAAAACCCCCATTGCAGATGATGTGGAATTTTGCAAGCTGCTGCTGGAAGAGAAAATCCTGGCCGTGCCGGGACGGGGATTCGGTACTCCAGGTCATATCCGGCTCGCCTTTTGTGTGGATGAACAGGTGATCTCCACAGCTGCGGAGGGATTTAAGCGGGCTGTAGCTAAGGCGAAAAAGGCAATGGCCTAA